The DNA segment AAGGCGCGGCACGGCGGGTTTGCCTACACCCCGACCCTGGAGGCGCTGCTCGAAGAGGCCGATGTCGTCTCCCTCCATCTGCGGTCCAGCCCGGAGACCCGGGGACTGCTCGGGGCGGCCCAATTTGCGAGGATGCGGCCGGGATCGATCTTCATCAACACGGCGCGCGGCGATATCGTGGACGAGGCGGCGCTGGCCCAGGCCCTGCGGGCGGGGAAGCTGGGGGGGGCGGGGATCGATGTGTTCCTCAAGGAACCGATCACCAATGATGCACCGCTGCTCGGCTGCGACACCGCGGTCCTGACCCCGCACACGGCGGGGACCACCCCGGAGGCCCTCGTCAACGGCCTCAACCTCTGCGCCGAGAATGTGACGCGGTTCCTCGCCGAAGGCAAGGTGGTGCACCGGGTCGTATAAGGTGGTGCACCGCGACGACACTGACGAGGAGTCGATGATGGCCGCAACCTATGAGATCGACGCGCTGAGCCCGGGCGGGCGCGAGGTGGATTGGTCCACCCGACTCTTCATGGCGCCGAGTGGGGAGACCACGACGTCGGCCTACTTCCTGTGGTTATTGCGGGGGCCGGCCGGGCCGATCCTCGTGGATACCGGGTTCACCCCGCGTCTCGCCAAAGCCAAGGGGTTGTCGGATCAGCTGAAGCTGCGCACGCGCGACGAACTGCTTGCCACCGCCGGGGTCGACCCGAATGCGGTCAAGACCGTAATCCTCACCCACACGCATTGGGACCACTTCGATCTCGAAGGATTCCTCCCCAAGGCAACCTTTTGGGTTCAGCGCCGGGAAGTGGAGTTCTGGGACGGGTTCGGCGGCCAGGACCGATGGACGCGCCGCTTCCTCAGCGACTGCTACGCCCAGGACCTGGAGGCGGTGCGCTCGAGCGGGCGGCTCAACGTGGTCGACGGCAACCTCGAGCTCGTCGAGGGCGTGCGTTTGGAGTGGGTGGGCGGTCATTCGCCCGGGATGCAGATCGTGGTCGTGCAGACGGGCAAGGGGCCGTTCGTGATCGCCAACGACGCCTTGACGACCTACCGCAACCTCCGCGACTGGGTCCCGCCCGCGATCCACCTCAACAGCGTCGCGGAGTGCCTGGGGGCGATGGCCCGGATCAAGAGCGTGGCAAACGGCGACGAGGGGCGGATCTGTCCCGGGCACGACGGGGAAGTGTGGAAGAAGTTTCCCGAGGTCAAGCCGGGGGTCTACCGCCTCGCCTGAATCGCCGGACGGCGAAGCCCGGAGCCCCTATTGGGGACGGCGCCGGAGGTGTGAGGAGGAGAGGACGGCGGGGTTGAGCACCCGGACCGGGGTCCCCGCCAGGAAGGCCCGAATGTCGTCCGCGGCGTCCCGGTAGAAGACCTCGTAGCCCTCAACCGTCACGTACCCGAGGTGGGGGGTGATCACCACGCGCTCCAGCCGTCGAAACGGATGGTCGAGGGGCAGCGGCTCGTCATCGAACACATCCAGGCCGGCCCCGGCCAGCGTCCGCTGCTCGAGCGCCTCGATCATGGCCGTCTCGTCGATGATGGGCCCGCGCGAGGTGTTGACCAGCAGCGCACTCGGCTTCATCAGGCCGAACTCCCGCCGCCCCAGCACGCCGGTCGTCCGGGCGCTCAGCTTCAGGTGGATCGTGACGACGTCCGCGCGGGAGAGGAGTTCATCCTTCGACACCAGGGTCGCCCCGAACTGCGCCGCGCGCTCGCCGGTCAGATTCTGGCTCCACGCGATCACCGTCATGCCAAACGCGCGCCCGATCGTCGCCACTTGCGAGCCGAGCGTCCCGAGCCCGATGACCCCGAGCACCTTCCCCTGCAGCCCGGTGCCGAGCGTCGTTTGCCAGTGGCCGCCCCGCGTCGCCCGGTCCTCGTGGGGAATGTGACGCGCCAGAGACAGGATCAACCCCCAGGTGAGCTCCGCGGTCGGGTACTTGAGGCCGCCCGTCCCGCAGACCACGATCCCCAACCGTGTGGCGCTGTCCACGTCGATTGAGGCGTTGGCCATCCCCGTCGTGACTAACAGGCGAAGCTCGGGCAACCGCTGCAGCAACGGCCCAGGAAAAGGGGTGCGCTCGCGCATGGCGACCACGGCGTGAATCGGTGCGAGACGCTCGCCGACGCGACCCGCGTCCTTCAGGTGGTCGCGGTAGACGTGGACCTCGGTGTCCGGGCCGAGCGCGTCCCAGTCCGCCAGGGTCGCGGCGACGCCTTGGTAGTCGTCGAGGATCGCGACCCTCAGCATGCCGCCTCTCCCGGAAGGGAACCTACTCGCCCCAGGTCTCCCGCAGGACCCGGACCCAGTTGCCGTGGGCGAGCTTCCGGAGATCCTCCCCCGCATACCCGCGATCGCGCAGCGCCTGGAGGAGCTTGGGCAGCCCGGCGGCATCCTTCAGTTCCGCGGGCATCGTCGCCCCGTCGAAATCCGAGCCCAGGCCGACGTGGTCGATCCCCATCCGCTCCACCATGTGCTGGACGTGATCGACCATGCGGGAGAGGGGGACGTGGGGATCCCGCCCCCCGTCCCCGCGCAGAAACCCGACGTGATAGTTGAGGCCGACGATTCCTCGGCTCTCCCGGACCGCGTCCAGCTGCTTGTCCGTCAAGTTCCGCGGCGACGCGGAGAGCACGTGGGCGTTCGAATGCGTCGCCACCAAGGGCGCGGTGGAGAGGGCGGCAACGTCCCAGAAACCTCGCTCGGTGATGTGCGAGAGATCGATCATCACCTTGCGACGGACCAGTTGGCGGACCAGCTCTTTGCCGCGATCGGTCAGCCCCGCACCGATGTCCGGCGAACTCGGGAATTTGAACGGGACCCCCTGCGCATACCGATTGCGCCGGCTGTGCGTCAGCCCGACCGAACGCAGCCCTGCGGCGTGGAACGCCTCGAGCGCGTACCCGTCGGGGTCAAGGGGTTCGGCCCCCTCGAAGTGCAAGAGCATGGCGAAGACGCCGCCCCGGAGGCACTCCTGAAGTTCGGACGCGGTGTGCACGATCTTGACCTGCCCGTTCGAGGCCTGCGCGATCCGCAGCAGCCGTCCCAAGAGGTGCAGCGCCTGCGACTGGGCGTAGTCGAGCGGCATCGGCTCGGGCCACGTGCTCTCGTCGGCGTACAGCTTCATCGCCGCGTCGGGAGCCGCGCGGTCGCCCTTGCTCATCTCCACGGCGATGGGGTCATAGATGTACACGGCGAAGAACCCGCCTCCCAGCCCGCCGCTGCGGGCGCGGGGCAGATCGATGTGCCCCTCGCCCGTGCGGTCGAAGAACGACCGCCCGGTCTTGACCAGGCTGAGGATCGTGTCGTTATGCCCGTCGAAAATCAGGGGATCGCTGGACGTCGTCGGTGTCATGGCCTCCCGCTTCGGGGCGTTCGCGCGGGTCCCCTGCGTGGTTCCCCCGTGGAACCGCGCGCGGTCCCGACGATCGACGCCCGCGCCGGATGAAGGTGCGCCCGGCCTATGGAGA comes from the bacterium genome and includes:
- a CDS encoding N-acyl homoserine lactonase family protein, which gives rise to MAATYEIDALSPGGREVDWSTRLFMAPSGETTTSAYFLWLLRGPAGPILVDTGFTPRLAKAKGLSDQLKLRTRDELLATAGVDPNAVKTVILTHTHWDHFDLEGFLPKATFWVQRREVEFWDGFGGQDRWTRRFLSDCYAQDLEAVRSSGRLNVVDGNLELVEGVRLEWVGGHSPGMQIVVVQTGKGPFVIANDALTTYRNLRDWVPPAIHLNSVAECLGAMARIKSVANGDEGRICPGHDGEVWKKFPEVKPGVYRLA
- a CDS encoding D-2-hydroxyacid dehydrogenase family protein; translated protein: MRVAILDDYQGVAATLADWDALGPDTEVHVYRDHLKDAGRVGERLAPIHAVVAMRERTPFPGPLLQRLPELRLLVTTGMANASIDVDSATRLGIVVCGTGGLKYPTAELTWGLILSLARHIPHEDRATRGGHWQTTLGTGLQGKVLGVIGLGTLGSQVATIGRAFGMTVIAWSQNLTGERAAQFGATLVSKDELLSRADVVTIHLKLSARTTGVLGRREFGLMKPSALLVNTSRGPIIDETAMIEALEQRTLAGAGLDVFDDEPLPLDHPFRRLERVVITPHLGYVTVEGYEVFYRDAADDIRAFLAGTPVRVLNPAVLSSSHLRRRPQ
- a CDS encoding dipeptidase, which codes for MTPTTSSDPLIFDGHNDTILSLVKTGRSFFDRTGEGHIDLPRARSGGLGGGFFAVYIYDPIAVEMSKGDRAAPDAAMKLYADESTWPEPMPLDYAQSQALHLLGRLLRIAQASNGQVKIVHTASELQECLRGGVFAMLLHFEGAEPLDPDGYALEAFHAAGLRSVGLTHSRRNRYAQGVPFKFPSSPDIGAGLTDRGKELVRQLVRRKVMIDLSHITERGFWDVAALSTAPLVATHSNAHVLSASPRNLTDKQLDAVRESRGIVGLNYHVGFLRGDGGRDPHVPLSRMVDHVQHMVERMGIDHVGLGSDFDGATMPAELKDAAGLPKLLQALRDRGYAGEDLRKLAHGNWVRVLRETWGE